From a region of the Mercurialis annua linkage group LG1-X, ddMerAnnu1.2, whole genome shotgun sequence genome:
- the LOC126665866 gene encoding uncharacterized protein LOC126665866: MTHAATRYKDNVHKMKSKKQKHQSVGQDIWDAWNAFWDTEAEKKKSEIARANRMSEPAGAGTGPVRHTGGSRSALKHMDVMAKELGRKPSATELYTRIHSTKGEKKPVDKRAQNMTDAIAERLAAATQSPTGEGSSTSPAEVDETQLFLDIEGVNKKHRVYGLGSASSRYAAPSSSRAQRGSSSRSTHLADEDIERRVQTGIQEGLREVEQRLAEQNRQQLAEQRREHQAAMAQLIREEIARMMPNLPPEYQPQFPAPPPDRDDTTDL; this comes from the exons ATGACCCACGCAGCTACCCGCTACAAAGACAACGTCCATAAAATGAAGTCCAAAAAGCAGAAGCATCAATCTGTGGGCCAGGACATATGGGATGCCTGGAATGCCTTCTGGGACACAGAGGCGGAGAAGAAGAAGTCGGAGATAGCCCGGGCAAACCGGATGAGCGAGCCGGCGGGCGCCGGTACTGGACCGGTCCGTCATACCGGGGGATCCCGCTCAGCTCTCAAGCATATGGACGTGATG GCTAAGGAGCTCGGCCGGAAACCGAGTGCGACGGAGCTGTACACTCGCATTCACTCCACGAAGGGTGAGAAGAAGCCTGTAGACAAGCGGGCTCAGAACATGACT GACGCTATTGCTGAGAGGCTGGCTGCTGCGACTCAGTCGCCGACCGGAGAGGGTAGCTCGACGAGTCCAGCTGAGGTGGATGAGACCCAACTGTTTCTGGACATCGAGGGTGTCAATAAGAAGCACCGCGTGTACGGTTTAGGGTCGGCGAGTAGCAGGTATGCGGCCCCCAGTAGCAGCAGGGCGCAACGAGGCAGCTCTTCTAGGTCGACACATCTTGCGGACGAGGACATCGAGCGCCGTGTGCAGACAGGCATTCAGGAGGGCCTGCGAGAGGTTGAGCAGAGGTTAGCGGAGCAAAATCGTCAACAGCTGGCAGAGCAACGGCGTGAGCACCAAGCGGCAATGGCCCAGCTTATCCGAGAGGAGATAGCAAGGATGATGCCTAATCTTCCTCCAGAGTATCAGCCACAGTTTCCCGCTCCCCCACCAGACCGTGATGACACTACAGATTTGTAG